One Odocoileus virginianus isolate 20LAN1187 ecotype Illinois chromosome 6, Ovbor_1.2, whole genome shotgun sequence DNA segment encodes these proteins:
- the LOC110141686 gene encoding olfactory receptor 4K15-like, whose protein sequence is MEEANQSVVSEFIFRGLCDSRELQKFLLLPFSALYLLTVLGNLFVVLLIIADSHLHSPMYFLLANLSFVDFCLSSVTTPKLTTDFLKDNKTISFGGCMSQILFIHFLAGGEMVLLVTMAYDRCVAICKPLHYSRIMDRQKCIWLALISWIIGFVHATSQLAMILDLPFCGPRIVDSFFCDIPKVIKLACMDTHTLRLLINADSGVLAVACFILLLMSYTYILVTICLHSKDGASKALSTCTSHITVVVLFFGPCIFIYFWPLSITWVDKVLSVFYTVITPLLNPAIYTLRNKEIKNAIKRRISQHKNTKCNF, encoded by the coding sequence ATGGAAGAAGCAAATCAGTCCGTGGTATCTGAGTTCATTTTTCGTGGACTCTGTGATTCAAGGGAGCTCCAGAAATTCCTCTTACTGCCATTTTCTGCACTCTACCTGCTGACCGTCCTGGGAAACCTTTTCGTCGTGCTCTTAATCATCGCTGACTCTCATCTCCATTCCCCAATGTACTTCCTCTTAGCCAACCTCTCATTTGTTGACTTCTGCCTTTCCTCAGTGACCACTCCTAAACTGACCACAGACTTCCTAAAGGATAATAAAACCATCTCCTTTGGGGGCTGCATGAGTCAGATCCTCTTTATACATTTTCTTGCAGGAGGTGAGATGGTACTGCTTGTGACAATGGCCTATGACCGTTGTGTAGCCATCTGCAAGCCACTCCATTACTCCAGAATTATGGATAGACAGAAGTGCATCTGGCTAGCTCTGATATCATGGATCATTGGCTTTGTGCATGCCACAAGTCAACTAGCTATGATTTTAGATCTTCCATTCTGTGGACCTAGAATAGTGGACAGCTTTTTCTGTGATATTCCCAAAGTGATCAAACTAGCCTGCATGGATACTCATACTCTGAGACTGTTGATAAATGCTGACAGTGGTGTCTTGGCTGTAGCTTGCTTCATTCTCTTGCTGATGTCCTACACCTACATCCTGGTAACTATTTGCCTTCATTCCAAGGATGGAGCATCAAAGGCACTCTCTACCTGTACTTCCCATATCACAGTGGTGGTGCTGTTCTTTGGACCCTGCATTTTCATCTATTTCTGGCCACTTAGTATCACTTGGGTGGACAAGGTACTTTCTGTGTTTTATACAGTAATCACACCTCTCTTGAATCCAGCCATTTACAcactgagaaataaagaaattaaaaatgcaataaagcGACGGATAAGTCAGCATAAGAATACAAAGtgcaatttttaa